From the Accumulibacter sp. genome, one window contains:
- a CDS encoding SIR2 family NAD-dependent protein deacylase: protein METAAAACAELIRQADGLLVTAGAGIGVDSGLPDFRGPQGFWGVYPALGRARIGFEQIANPAAFAARPALAWGFYGHRLNLYRRTVPHAGFSILRQIGERLPQGAFVFTSNVDGQFQKAGFAAERIVECHGSIHHLQCLDACHDGIWPADDYQPLVDEEQCQLSSEFPRCPRCQAIARPNILMFGDWGWLAERTDAQEARLHGWLREVRRLVVVEIGAGTNIPTVRMLGERSRGQLIRINPSEPQLPPGKGVALASGGLAGLRAIAACLE, encoded by the coding sequence ATGGAAACCGCGGCCGCCGCCTGCGCCGAACTGATCCGTCAGGCCGACGGACTGCTGGTCACCGCTGGCGCCGGCATCGGCGTCGATTCGGGTCTGCCCGACTTCCGCGGGCCGCAGGGATTCTGGGGCGTCTACCCGGCGCTCGGCCGTGCCCGCATCGGCTTCGAGCAGATTGCCAATCCGGCCGCCTTCGCCGCCCGGCCGGCTCTCGCCTGGGGGTTCTACGGCCATCGCCTGAACCTCTACCGGCGCACCGTGCCACACGCCGGCTTCAGCATTCTGCGTCAGATCGGCGAACGCCTGCCGCAGGGCGCGTTCGTGTTCACCAGCAACGTCGACGGGCAGTTCCAGAAGGCCGGCTTCGCCGCCGAACGGATCGTCGAGTGTCACGGTTCGATCCATCACCTGCAGTGCCTCGACGCGTGTCACGACGGCATCTGGCCGGCCGACGATTACCAGCCACTGGTGGACGAGGAGCAGTGCCAGCTCAGCTCGGAGTTCCCGCGCTGTCCGCGCTGCCAGGCGATCGCGCGACCGAACATCCTCATGTTCGGCGATTGGGGATGGCTGGCCGAACGCACCGACGCGCAGGAAGCCCGCCTGCACGGCTGGCTGCGCGAAGTGCGCCGGCTGGTGGTGGTCGAGATCGGCGCCGGCACGAACATCCCGACGGTGCGCATGCTCGGCGAGCGAAGCCGCGGCCAGCTGATCCGCATCAACCCGAGCGAGCCGCAGCTGCCACCCGGCAAAGGTGTCGCGCTGGCTAGCGGCGGCCTCGCCGGCCTGCGCGCCATCGCCGCCTGCCTGGAATGA
- a CDS encoding metallophosphoesterase codes for MPRFHNLPRPLAPGPAGCRSATLLAALCLIAGCATRPAGEDAPLHHWTQLGPGGSSSLRSIVAEGSDCPSATVDGAHLPLQPRASATTASETRRPTPDNPAFRPDFAVTACEATLPATAREVRIGNEVVPIPVSNPRRIVVVGDTGCRVKVPASGPADPIQDCANASDWPWPRIAAAAAATQPDLVIHVGDYHYREYCDDPAKCQPLRERGVVIGYGWPGWRTDFFAPATPLLTAAPWIFVRGNHENCDRGGEGWMRFLSPLPYQQCGNQAYRTGGQSTLGNNLTADAYRVDLGDLLTLVVADNAAFADYLPLAQTADDLAIFRRSLRTLATLPADRPLWLLIHKPLWYGLLPADAQPNALQTFVRDGLPANLQFVFAGHEHAFATINFTAAAGATWRPAQVIVGGSGTQLEAFDPQSPLYEAGVPGSKERAQPDARLYDGVAASSGIVLNRYSFLLLEREDQAWRGTLLDADGRTLSRCRLDGAERRIDCGFPARR; via the coding sequence ATGCCCCGATTCCACAACCTGCCACGGCCGCTTGCCCCCGGTCCAGCCGGCTGCCGCAGCGCGACGCTGCTGGCTGCACTTTGCCTGATTGCCGGCTGCGCCACCCGGCCCGCCGGCGAAGACGCCCCCCTCCACCACTGGACGCAACTCGGGCCGGGCGGCAGCAGCAGCCTGCGCAGCATCGTCGCCGAGGGCAGCGACTGCCCGAGCGCGACCGTCGACGGCGCCCACCTGCCGCTGCAGCCGCGCGCCAGCGCGACGACAGCCAGCGAGACGCGGCGACCGACACCGGACAACCCGGCTTTCCGGCCGGACTTTGCCGTCACCGCCTGCGAAGCGACGCTGCCGGCGACGGCTCGCGAGGTGCGCATCGGCAATGAGGTCGTGCCGATTCCTGTGTCCAACCCGCGGCGCATCGTCGTCGTCGGCGACACCGGCTGCCGCGTCAAGGTCCCAGCCAGCGGACCGGCGGATCCGATCCAGGACTGTGCCAACGCCAGCGACTGGCCGTGGCCGCGGATTGCAGCCGCAGCAGCGGCAACGCAGCCCGACCTGGTCATTCATGTCGGCGACTATCACTATCGCGAGTACTGCGACGATCCGGCGAAGTGCCAGCCGCTGCGCGAGCGAGGCGTCGTCATCGGCTACGGCTGGCCCGGCTGGCGCACCGACTTCTTCGCGCCGGCAACTCCTCTGCTGACGGCAGCGCCGTGGATCTTCGTCCGCGGCAACCACGAGAACTGCGACCGCGGCGGCGAGGGATGGATGCGCTTCCTGTCACCGCTGCCCTACCAGCAATGCGGCAACCAGGCGTACAGGACCGGCGGCCAGTCGACACTCGGCAACAACCTGACTGCCGACGCGTACCGGGTCGACCTGGGCGACCTGCTGACGCTCGTCGTCGCCGACAACGCCGCCTTCGCCGACTACCTGCCGCTGGCCCAGACTGCCGACGATCTCGCCATCTTTCGCCGCTCGCTGCGCACGCTGGCGACGCTGCCCGCTGATCGACCGCTCTGGCTGCTGATCCACAAGCCGTTGTGGTACGGGCTCCTGCCTGCCGACGCGCAACCGAACGCGCTGCAGACCTTCGTCCGCGACGGGCTGCCAGCGAATCTGCAGTTCGTCTTCGCCGGCCACGAGCATGCCTTCGCGACGATCAACTTCACTGCTGCTGCCGGCGCCACCTGGCGACCGGCGCAAGTGATCGTCGGCGGCAGCGGCACGCAGCTCGAAGCGTTCGATCCGCAGTCGCCGCTCTACGAAGCTGGCGTTCCCGGCAGCAAGGAACGGGCACAGCCGGATGCGCGGCTTTACGATGGCGTCGCCGCGAGCAGCGGCATCGTCCTCAACCGCTATAGCTTCCTGTTGCTCGAACGTGAGGATCAGGCCTGGCGCGGCACGCTGCTCGACGCCGACGGCAGGACGCTCAGCCGCTGCCGCCTCGACGGCGCAGAACGGCGGATCGATTGCGGCTTTCCCGCGCGGCGTTGA